tttaatttcgtatcaacaatggggttctttgttatcaggtcatcattaggtgttacttcattttccccacacttaggcgttttattattgttaagcactaccgttggagttggtaaaacaacatggttcttaccaatcgttttcgctggttcaacggttttggttggtggagatttagactttcgaatcataaaggtgatcgatttctcatcattactaagtgtcattctaccctttcttacatcaaataacgtccCGGTGgaagctaagaatggtcgacctaaaattagaggaacgtttgagtcctcttctatgtcaatgacaatgaattcgactagaaaggttaaattacctacttgaacgggtaggttgtcagcaattccaactgggtgcttaatggtttgatcaaggagtcgaacactcatatccgttggacttaactcacctacacctaatctcttatataatgaaagaggcataatacttacactcgcacctaaatctgctagtgcatcatacatgacacaatcactaagtagacaaggaacaataaattcacctggatcacctatcctaggtagaggttttggtggaactgtcttcaccgggtttacttctacggtttttatttcttgcactttcttattcttcttcttcttctttccagaggtatcacaaactttattacctatcacttgctcatactcaactccttttcttgaaaacgggatgggtgttttgtatggtgccaccactggctttacatactcgggtggtggtggtgttgtaacttcttcattgttacttacatctaaaactttcccatcttctggtattggtttttcagaatttgttgatatcatgttaacattttcattccgaggatttactttattattactcggtagctttcattgttccctttcactcatcaatctaacaagagtacctacttgtttttctagattaaaaatgaaagcttgttgagttctaaatgactgatcaaacctctcattcgtttgggtttgagtttcaataaattgtgtttgagattcaactagcttaaataccacttcttccagatttgacttcttctcgtcggtttgttgtggtggtttatataagccaggtctttgttgattgaaagtgtttttttgagttggttggttattcgtaccttgttggttgtacgagttattgttggttccatttggattgtaaagaatgttttgatttcgattgaagtttagccttggcggttgataattatttcccgacctttggttcatgtaggaaacattctcacgttgttccatcgtttgttcaacattacaatctttcgttaagtgtggtccaccgcattgctcacaactgattcgtattgcgtgaatgtctttagtcatcttttccattcgtctctcgaaagcatctatttttgcgaaaacagaatcaaagttatggctagaatcggctctagctgctttagatgatctaacgatatctttttcttggtgccactcatgtgagtgggaagcagtgttatcaataattttgtaagcatcagtttcggttttcttcataatagaaccaccagctgctgtgtcgatatcttttcgtgtagcgatgtttacgcctttatagaagatttgcactatttgaaaagtatctaatccgtgttgaggacatcctctcaacatccttccgaatcttgtctacgcctcatataatgtttcatttggtttttgcacgaacgtggcaatttctccttgaagtctcacggctttagatgccggaaagaatctttgaagaaatttctcaactaaaacatcccatgtgtcaatcgttccttcaggtaatgattctaaccaatctttggcttctccctttaaagtccatgggaacaacataagataaatagtttcatcctcaacttctcggattttaaagagattacaaatccgattaaaagttcgaagatattcgtttggatcttcttttgttgtaccaccaaattggcactgattggtgatcatgtgtaggatttgtcctttgatttcaaaatctgatgctctaacatctggctgaataatggcgtgaccttggcccgtgcgtgtggctctcattcgatcttccatacttagaggtttcgttacttccataattgaatttgttgaatacgaatcactagaagattctgatttaacggtttgtggttcaggaggaatgattagtggttcaggatcttgaaattgtccttgaatatcctccgggttcttggttgtgagagcctttatatttagggtttaaaaattggattatcggaaatttgagttggagtacttggtcgtctagatgatgattctaaagaaaaatcaacggcgataatattggctagatgtcttgatcgagttacaggtagtgaatgtatgaaaggtggtgaacgttttgctcggtgcattcacagaatatcctattagttataaaaatagaaaaacttatataagttgtccaattaatagacttttctgattttgcccacgtttcgaatagccaaaagatgcagcagaggggcaggattcgtttggtctcaatataattgaggactgtttggctccaataacccggtccacgtacaaatccaactattactacgaaccagaaaattttgatgtctatcaatttaaccacttaaaataaattttcgtaattttaagaaatttagataagaagtagaataaaaatctatgtcctaaaactagaatagcgagaaataagaaagaaaaagattgcgcgtcgaaaaaggtcgaaaaataaaaggtcgaaaaataggcgtcgaaaaataaaaataagaaagtagcgcgtaaaacggcgtcgcaaaattttaaagcacataaatcttagtctaaggaataagcacttaagggattttagcaaacctaaaaattctagaaataaaaataactatggcaaaactaaacttaatactaaaaattgtaactagagtctaaaaatctaatggtaataaaaaaaaaacttttttttattttttttatatttcgttttttaaggattttaaaatttttttaaaaatttttttttttatatatttttttttaaacttttttttttaaaaaaaaaatttttttctttaaaaaaacgattttttttacaatttttttattttaaaacgaattttttttctttaaaaaaaacgattttttttacacaatttttttttttattattaaaatttttttttcaaaacttttttttaactcatttactattcatgaatagtaatgaaaagaaattaattaatttactattcacatgaaagcgacatgatagaaattattaattgcaagttacataatatacccctgaaatatttaataaatacgatttttttaaaacttttaaaacttttacgattcaaaatagtaaaggaaagaaattaattaatttactattcacatgaaagcgacattatagaaatcattaattataagttacataatatacccctgaaatatttaataaatacgactttttaaaacttttaaaacttttacgtatcaaatttgattctaaaatattattatattattatattttatttcaatattattatattatgatatttattaaattattatatttaaattaatatatctttaatcaatcaaaaactaaaaaaaaaaaacttaaataccccgtgaaaacacaaaaagtgtccccgaaattacttttttttataactatatttttacagatataaattaaaaatatagcgttttagcgctccccggcagcggcgccaaaaacttgatgttgcgtcgtgagggtacgaaatatactattatttttaatacaaaatacgttacaaattacacaagttatttatttatttatagagtgggatatacctaaaccttgctacaacactataggcagtgtacctaatcgtagagtagtgtagtttttagtaagtccggttcgttccacagggagctggtgatacttactatatttttaacaactatatttatacaaaatatatataattatataagtagtaatattattataaaaggggggttttaccgtttaatgaccggtttgtcgattctatattttaagcgcaaagataaatgacgataattaaagtgcgtaaaataatgacaataaataaaatgacagcaaataaaattgcgagtaataaaatgacagtaaataaagatacgatgagaaatacaataaaagaattatgcttatttaaactttcgtaatcatgatgtttgacgtgttgattttaatttattaccatgggttaattgtcctttgtcctggtttatttgatacgtctatctggtttttgtccataatagtccatcggtcataaatataaagtgcgagtatcctcgtcaaattacccttatacccgaagtcaaatattccaactgattaaggatttaaactgtgacgcagttatcacttctgtcaacaattacaccagttatcactgtatgtaatccacccctgttttaattagtttatgaatattaattcatccacttgatcagaatgaataatcaattacccaacccaattgattaattaaatgattataacagattccatatgaacgtcactaaataggacaaccataatcattattaattattaggttaattaatttgaagataggttcgacagactccaatgagttgtcactcaattagacaatacccccccatctattaatagtcaatagtccaatttccacaagtgtcggtcttttgcccaaaccttaattatggtccaaagttcaataaccccatcttaatattttagcctaacatcacgattacttcggctcaaataagcataataataacttagttacgagacattaaattaaaaaggaagaacatagcttacagtggtgattaatcgcgtagcgttgcacggacagaatttcgacttaaaacccgtaaaacatttcttacaataacccaactaaaccataactttattattaaaattaacttatattaaaattataatataaatatatattacatattacagaagagagaaagaaatatgaagaaaggtgttcttttcattacaccgtgaatttcattttatagacaattggtgatttaaaattttcacttatgaccccttaactatgctcaattaacaactttttattatttattattattcttattatgaattatttaaatattatataatattcttgagcatagttaacttgtaattttagctccgttgcgtcgagcgttgaaagttggttcatgtctcggttccgaattttcgaacgtccttgcgtacaatttaatatcttgtactttgcattttgtaacttgtactcttgtcattttagacgtttctcatcaataatttgaaccacttggattgtatcttgtacatttgagctttttggacgtttgcgtctttaaatattcgttttcgccttttgtcttcgtacttatttatttaaacaattacaatgaaaatataatacaattacatatgaaaacctattatttaggagggatattgctatgaaatatatgttcctttttagccttatcactggtgagtttacatctcaagcatttaatgatttttgcatgtctattgggattgttgttgaacatcatgttgcccatgtgcatacacaaaatggtttagccgaatcactaatcaaacgattgcaattaatagctagaccattgataatgagagcaaaactcccagtatctgtatggggtcatgaaatttaacatgctgcatcattaattcgcattagaccaagtgcaagtcatacatattctcccttgcaacttgcttttggccatcagccaaatatttcccaccttagaacatttggttgtgcgatttatgttcctatcgcaccaccacaacgcactaaaatgggtcctcaaagaaggatgggaatatatgttggatatgaaacatcttcaatcataagatatattgaacccatgacgggtgatgtttttacagcacgttttgctgattgtcactttaatgaaacattgttccctagattagggggagaaataaaaaataaagaaaatgatgtttcatggtgtgaacctcaattaatgtatcttgatcctcgcacaaaagaatgcgagatcgaagttcaaaaaataatgcatatgcaagaacttgtgaataaattgcctgatgcatttacagatacaaaaagagtgactaaatcatatataccagcagcaaatgttccagctagaattgaaattccaaaagctggcaacaatgtcactcttgagtctttgccacgccagaaacgtggaagaccaattggttccaaagataaaaatcctcgaaaaagaaaatcggctgataatgaggtaaaagaaagtgttcaagaagaaccacaaatcaatactccttctgcagaggagattgatgatgtcaatacggaattttcaattaattatgcacattcaaaaatattatggaaccgaaatgaaatgaaaaatcttgatgagatattttcatataatgttgcatatgacatcatgaatgatgatgatgatccagaaccaaaatctgtcatagaatgtcaaaatagacatgattggatcattggaaaggagcaatacgagctgaatttgaatcgctcaataaaagaaaagttttcggatctatcgttatcacacctaaagatgtgaaaccagtgggatatagatgggtttttgtgcgaaaaagaaatgagaaaaatgaagttacaaggtataaagctagacttgtagctcaaggtttttctcaaagaccgggaattgattatgatgaaacttattcccctgttatggatgcaattacttttagatacttaatcagtctggcagtttctaaaaatttagaaatgcatctcatggatgttgtgactgcttatctatatggatcactcgatagtgatatatatatgaagatacctgaaggatttaaggtatcagaagcaaccaatgcaaaaccaaaagaaatgtactcaatcaagttacaaaggtctttatatgggttgaaacaatcgggtcgcatgtggtataaacgattaagtgattacttgataagcaaagggtatatcaataatcttatttgcccatgtgtattcattaagaaaacaacatctggatatgtgatcatagccatttatgttgatgatcttaacatcataggtacaaataaagagatccatgaagccattaaacttctaaagaaagaatttgaaatgaaagatctcagaaaaaccaagtatccttggtttgcagattgagcatatgcctaatggtttacttgtacatcaaacaacttatacggaaaagattttaaaacgtttcaatatggactaggcaaaaccattaagtactcctatggttgttagatcacttaatgttgacactgatccatttcgtccctgtgaagatcatgaagatatcctgggaccagaagtaccatatcttagtgcaattggagctcttatgtatcttacaaattgtacaagatctgacatttcttttgcagttaatttgttggcaaggttcagctcagctcctaccaaaagacactggaatgggatcaaacacatatttcgataccttcgaggaactactgatttaggattattttattctaacgaatcaaaacaagatttggttggttatgcagatgcaggttatttatatgatccacataaagctaaatctcaaaatggatatgtattcttaaacggagatactgcaatatcatggcgttctcaaaaacaaacacttgttacaacatcatcaaatcatgccgaagtgattgcattacatgaagctactcgggaatgtttttggttgagatcaatgacacaactcattactgattcttgtggactagaacgcgagataagtccaacaactatctatgaagataatacagcttgcatagcacagatgaaagaagggtatatcaaaagtgaccgaacaaaacacatacctcctaaattcttctcatacactcaagatctcattaaggacaaccagattgaaatgagatatgttcaatccagcaaaaactctgctgttcttttcaccaaagcactcccacctgctattttcagaacacacgttcacaatattggcatgaggcatgtttaaAAGATGTAACAGATCAgtgttgtctacttgagggggagtcaattctatgctgcactctttttcccttagctaaattttttcccactggattttctttagcaaggtttttaacgaggtagtactagttgatctctaataaattgccatccaagggggagtgttatgatactAAAAGTTAAAAAACATGTGGAtggcaatttaataattcatacgcaTGCATATGAATAGAACTTTGCATAGTAAAATTTGTAATATAAATACATCATATGTGTTAGCCTTGTAAGATACAATGATATAGAAAATTTTATTCTTCTCTCTTTATCGCTGCTCATATATATTTATAAGAAGGCTTGTTGCTAAGATCAGccataaaggtagttataagcctactgaattataacagtagggtcattgtaagtaactagagatgATCAAAGAGTCAATGGTTTGGCGGTATCGAAGTCACTCTTATAACCTTAAGGTTGAGGTTCGAGTCACGCTCACGACatttcgtggtgtatatattcgtgCTAATATTAGGTGGGTATGTGAGTTtgtcttgaaaaaaaaaaaaaaagtaactaaaGATGAATGGATGAATAGTTActtaagattttataaaaaaaattcgaTTCATTCTATTCTTTAGAAACATTTATTTGAACTCTTGTAGTAAAGCTTGTTGTGCTTGTAATTAActtataataatgaaagtaaataaatTAAAGTGTAAAGAAGAAGGAAGCAAACACGTGGATTTAAAGTGGTTGGAGATGACGTTAATAATCCTCTATAATCCACTTATAACTTCACTAATTGAGAGTTAGCTACACCTTATATTCTCTAAATCTGGTAGAGATTCGATTATTCTTTCATGAAGCATACTATTGTGAATCTTTCAGTCCCTTTAAAAGATTCAAGTTCACCAGAATTCTAGTGTTCTTACACAAGAACAAGACTACTATCATGATCACCCTAAGTTATACGTAGTTTACAGGTAAACTTACAATAATTCACAATAACATATTTACAATTAAATCTACTTTGTAGAATTATTTTTTGCTTAAAATCAGTCAAAGAATATGAGATGAGAGCTTGAATGATTTGTTGTAATATCAGAGGTTAAGTGTGTAAGAAGTGAGTCTTCAAATGACTCAAaggtttggcttttataggcaaggaAAATAATGTGATAGACGCTTCCGCTTTCGATACTGCAATCTAACCACAAAATCGACTGTGGTTACTGTAGCACTATTTAAACCTTTGGAAAAGTTTGCATTCGAAGCCGTGATCTAGTCATGGGTCGCCCTTATGGAGTTATGTCTAATAAATTTTGATTTTTAAATTGATCTGTTCTAGTTATTTTTAATTTCAACCAAGGTCAGAACAACTTATAATTATCATATTGATTTTAGTTATGGATTGAAAACAAGTAAACCACTAAGGTTGAATAATTTTTGAAGACATTTGAGGACAAGTTCCTTTGGAACTTGTTTTTAtgatgtttttttttttactttctatGTAATTATTTTTCATGTCAAGAAGATCTTTTTCGTTATAAAACATGGGAAATtccccaaaatacacttttttaaaaagttttattccaaaatacacttttagaaaaaaaattgtctatttacaccgTTAAGTCGACCACCCATTGGGTCGACTACCGCTATACCTGGTCGACCACACCAAATTTAAATGTGGTCGACCACCGTTTATAACTAGCAAGGTCAACTTTTGTTGGATATCGGTCGACTACTATATTCGACCCCAAAAAACACGGGCGACCTTAATGATGGCCGAGTATACAAAAAGACACTGAAATAGCGAGTTGGGATAACAAAATTCAAATTTCAACTCTAACATTGCAGATCGTAACCTGATTCATCAACTCTCATTCATTGCAGATTCAATCAAGAGATCACTTCAATAGTTTGTATAGTTTGTAGATAAACCCTAATTCCATCGTCAGTGTATCTATTTCGTCCCTAGATTCAATCAAGAGTTCCCTTCAAAGATGACAGATATTGAGGTAAAACCTATTTCGTTGTTGTATGTATATGTTAGTTtatctgtatgtgtatatatgtgtatatatgtatatctatgtatgggtccctgtatttatatatatatgtgtgtatggatgTATTTGTATGTGTGTATATGTCAGTATATgataggtatatgtatatgtatatgtatatgtatatgtatatgtatatgtatatgtatatgtatatgtatatgtatatgtatatgtatatgtatatgtatatgtaactataGATATACAATTCTCCCATTGTTTTTGCTAAAGTGTATATACCTGTATATGGTTATGGGGATGCCTTAGGTCAGAAGATCACTTGCATACTCGACCATTCAAAGGGTCGACTTCCAAAAAAATACACTATAGTCGACCCCATTTTGGGTCGCCTATAGTTGAATAAAACTTTAGTCGACCAAAACGAAGGTCGACTATAGTGTATTTGCTTTTTAATTGTATGCacctgtatgtatgtgtatgtatattaacatttatgtataatgacattatcattgtcTGATTACAGGTTTGGTTCGAGGCCAAGGTCACCATTCGAAGCAAGATGTCTCTTATAAGGGAGATTAAGAACAAACTCACTCCGGCTCAGACAAAGATTTTCAGAGAGACGTGTTTCGGTCATTGGTTAGATATAAAGTGTGATGACAATGATCCGggatacatacattgcttattaatGAATCAGACTGACCGTCCGAAAAAGTTTGTAATCAACGGACGCGAAATATGTGAGGAGCCAGAAGAGCTATGGTTTCAAGTAGGTGTGGTAGACGTGAGTTTTGCTTGGTTACCGGGATGCGGTTTGGTCCAGTTACATCTTTTATAGATTGGATAGGTCAAGAGAGGTCGGATTTTGACCACTCGGTTTCATCTCGTGTTTTTATTAAACGACATAATGGTCAACGTCATCTTTCGGAGTTTCACGACGCCTTTTTTAAAGATGAGTTGAAAGGAACTGACAAGGATAAGGTCATAGTCGCTATTGCGTTGATAATTAACTTATGCTTCCTTGGGAAGCAGTTGCGGGATAGCGTAAACGATGACATGCTTCTTTTATTAGAGGACTTTGAGTTGATGAACAAGTATCCGTGGGGTTCTTTCTTATGGACCAAACTTTACAATAGTTTGCATCACGTGTTAGTACCTTATAAAGAGAGGGTAGCAGATCAAACCCGGAAGGGGGTAATGACATACCATTTGAGCGGCTTCACTTGGGCGTTTAAGGTAGTAATCCGTACTTATGAATTTTAAGCAATTAACATGTTTCATATTTAACCAAATTTGGTTTTTGTTTGTAGATGTGGATATGGGAGACATACAAACACCGAATAGAAGCATATGCTTTCAAGCCAGAAAGTGAAGACATACCTCGTGGAATCCACTGGAAACGGAAGAAGAAAGTCATGGGCTGGAATGAGTACGTTGAGTTGATGCAACTCCCGGTGAGTATAATTATACCAAAATATGGGCCAAAATATTTATGTATGTGTTatgtttatatgtatgtgtatatctatatgtatatgtaactgtatatgtatgtgtatatgtaactgtatgtgtatatgtatatgtatctgtatttgtatatgtaaCTGTACATGTAtctttatatgtatatgtaactgtaactgtatatgtatatgtacatgtacatgtatatgtatatgtatatgtatatgtatatgtatatgtatatgtatatgtatatgtatatgtatatgtatatgtatatgtatatgtatatgtatatgtatatgtatatgtatatgtatatgtatatgtatatgtatatgtatatgtatatgtatatatatatggatatgtgtaTGAATATGTGTATGACAGGATGATATCCCGGACGAAGAACGACCTCTCAATCGTTTGAGGCCCACCAAGACAGAGGTTAAGTGTGAGTGGTGGGTTGCTAGTGCAAACTATTTCAAGAACCCCGATGCTAAAGTACCGGTGAAGAAAGATGATGATCCGAAGAAATTTGATGATGAGACGAAGAAGGAGTTGACGGATATGATTAAGAATTTGACAAAGAGATTAGATGACCAGGAAAACAAA
This window of the Rutidosis leptorrhynchoides isolate AG116_Rl617_1_P2 chromosome 7, CSIRO_AGI_Rlap_v1, whole genome shotgun sequence genome carries:
- the LOC139859413 gene encoding uncharacterized protein, which codes for MVSSRCGRREFCLVTGMRFGPVTSFIDWIGQERSDFDHSVSSRVFIKRHNGQRHLSEFHDAFFKDELKGTDKDKVIVAIALIINLCFLGKQLRDSVNDDMLLLLEDFELMNKYPWGSFLWTKLYNSLHHVLVPYKERVADQTRKGMWIWETYKHRIEAYAFKPESEDIPRGIHWKRKKKVMGWNEYVELMQLPDDIPDEERPLNRLRPTKTEVKCEWWVASANYFKNPDAKVPVKKDDDPKKFDDETKKEKTNMPRRLRR